In Phocoena phocoena chromosome 19, mPhoPho1.1, whole genome shotgun sequence, a genomic segment contains:
- the LOC136139194 gene encoding LOW QUALITY PROTEIN: peroxiredoxin-1-like (The sequence of the model RefSeq protein was modified relative to this genomic sequence to represent the inferred CDS: substituted 1 base at 1 genomic stop codon), with protein MESTFCTKGEARPRARRGRQGQSSAAGRGQSQQLPHTPPHPSRLWASGLGRSRVASGPAVHKKPSSLLSPQRSRQEPRMEPDRAGHCLNLRAHLGPKPRTLRFTAAGVLAATCNRQPVRSVLGSGQRAHSEPPGQFKDISPSDYKGKXVVFFFYPLDFTFVCPTEITAFSDGAEELKKLNCQVIGASVDSHFCHLAWINTPKKQGGLGPMNVPLVSDPKRTTAQDHGALKADEGISFRGLFIIDDKGILRQITINDLPVGRSVEETLRLVQAFQFTDKHGKVLPAGWKPGSDTIEPDVPKSKEYFSKQK; from the exons ATGGAGAGCACTTTCTGCACAA AAGGAGAAGCCAGGCCCAGAGCCCGCAGGGGCCGCCAAGGACAGAGCAGTGCAGCCGGGCGGGGACAAAGCCAGCAGctgccccacaccccaccccaccccagccgcCTCTGGGCCTCTGGCCTGGGAAGGAGCCGGGTGGCCTCGGGCCCGGCTGTCCACAAAAAGCCTTCCAG CTTGCTGAGCCCGCAGCGCAGCAGGCAGGAGCCAAGGATGGAGCCGGACAGGGCAGGACACTGCCTGAACCTGCGGGCCCACCTGGGCCCGAAGCCCCGTACCCTGCGCTTCACAGCTGCAGGAGTCCTCGCGGCCACGTGTAACCGGCAGCCTGTGCGCTCCGTCCTGGGCAGCGGCCAAAGAGCACACTCGGAGCCTCCAGGACAG TTCAAAGATATCAGCCCATCTGACTACAAAGGAAAATAAGTTGTGTTCTTCTTTTACCCTCTTGACTTCACCTTTGTGTGCCCCACGGAGATCACTGCTTTCAGTGACGGGGCAGAGGAACTTAAGAAACTCAACTGCCAAGTGATTGGTGCTTCTGTGGATTCTCACTTCTGTCACCTGGCATGGATCAACACACCCAAGAAACAAGGAGGACTGGGACCCATGAACGTTCCCTTGGTATCAGACCCCAAGCGCACCACTGCTCAGGACCATGGGGCCTTAAAGGCCGATGAAGGCATCTCATTCAGgggcctttttattattgatgatAAAGGTATCCTTCGGCAGATCACCATAAATGACCTTCCTGTTGGCCGTTCTGTGGAGGAGACACTGAGACTAGTTCAGGCCTTCCAGTTTACTGACAAACATGGGAAAGTGCTCCCAGCTGGCTGGAAGCCTGGCAGCGATACCATCGAGCCTGATGTCCCGAAGAGCAAAGAATATTTCTCTAAGCAGAAGTGA